The nucleotide window AGATGCAATATATAAgggaataaatatatcaataaggactgaattttattttcatttatacaGATAAAATATTGTCTTATGTGaatgttaattatatatgaaaatattttacttaataatatattttcttatcaTATTGGTATTTTCCCTTTAATATTATACTATAACTTTATCTTTAACGTTTTCCCATTAATAGcgtttatttaattttatattaatgaaatCATTAAATTTACTGTGATTTTTATTGAGAAAATATAAGACCATGGTATTTTATAGAAATctaaatattgaaaaaaaattaatatattaaaaaatgatatgttCTTATATAGATTAATTCTATtctgtaaatatttattatataactTAATGTAAACGTTTTCCAACAGAATGGACGATAACACTTTATGTTCTCACGATCCTACGAAAAATAGagtattttttcacttgtttatatttcttttttttaccagaATTCATATGAATTTACATAAGAAAgcaataagaaaaatatttttttttttaaaaagcagtttttatatattatttcttccttatTTCTTTAGTACATCTTCTATGAACACActgataaatatatgcagtatgaaaaaaattgtcctcaaaaaaaacaatataatCAATATGAGAGTATATGTAAATCCATTGGATCAGAATATGCTGGACAAGAAAATATCGTTAGTACTATTTGTTTAAGATTTCATTGTTTAATGTATAACATTTTGAATTCACAATCTTCGCAATATGACCAAAATGAACTTGCTCATTTAGAATACTTGAACTATTGGTTAAATTATGAactacatttaaataaagtTAACAATTGcccaaaatatttttatcaaaatatgataattaaGGATAAAGATAACGTTCTATTACCTAAATTGAGGGCGAATAatagttatattttaaaagaagagCTTAGTAATATGTATGCGCTgtatcatttatataataaatatgtagaaATGAATGAAATAGTAAAGAGCAATACACCAGTTGAAAATGCCTTTTTTAGTTACGCTAGAAACATTGTTCAAAAGTACAAAGAACTTGCAAAAAAGTGTACTGAAAACAACAAATTTCTATGTAACGCTTTAAATGTTTTCAAAGAGAAgtataacaaaattgaattaaaaggtgaaaatttaaatgattgGAATAGTAAAGAATTACCACCTTTAGATGAAAGTGGTCATTCTCAAGGAAAAATTACTGAATTATTAGCAAGGAATAGGGAAGTTTCACAAACATCGAGTGCGAACGCAGTAATATCGAATGAACCTATAACAGCAGTTAGTGTATCCGCAGAATCACCGGAAGAAAACACAGTATCAAGGGAAAAACCTGAAGAATCAGTTGAA belongs to Plasmodium vivax chromosome 6, whole genome shotgun sequence and includes:
- a CDS encoding variable surface protein Vir25-related (encoded by transcript PVX_001610A) encodes the protein MQYEKNCPQKKQYNQYESICKSIGSEYAGQENIVSTICLRFHCLMYNILNSQSSQYDQNELAHLEYLNYWLNYELHLNKVNNCPKYFYQNMIIKDKDNVLLPKLRANNSYILKEELSNMYALYHLYNKYVEMNEIVKSNTPVENAFFSYARNIVQKYKELAKKCTENNKFLCNALNVFKEKYNKIELKGENLNDWNSKELPPLDESGHSQGKITELLARNREVSQTSSANAVISNEPITAVSVSAESPEENTVSREKPEESVESSVTSIEESSNPTNSHPLSSRTPLQDGANAITSENNRSNELQSEGNLSDYTRTIVGPAIGTIGLSSIFFIFYKVK